The following are from one region of the Stanieria sp. NIES-3757 genome:
- a CDS encoding UDP-N-acetylglucosamine--N-acetylmuramyl-(pentapeptide) pyrophosphoryl-undecaprenol N-acetylglucosamine transferase, with translation MSRQSTCLLIAASGTGGHLFPALAVAEQLSDYQIEWLGVANRLEKTLVPDCYTLHTIDIEGFQQGFGLKTLPIIARFVMAVFQVRQLIKKYQIDAVFTTGGYIAAPAILAARLQNIPAILHESNYIPGKVTRWLSRWCDVVALGFEGTARYLPNIKTVYVSTPVRSQFFNSQHLDLAIPPHVPLIVVVGGSQGAVAVNQLVRQAAAAWLELGTYIVHLTGEKDPDVQSFQHPHYLSLPFYENMAGLLQRANLVISRAGAGTLTELAVTSTPAILIPYPYAAEDHQTYNAQVFANAGAGLVLPQSELTAQVLQETVLELLRSPSQLDAMATKANNLAMIDSAERLANLVDNLLRKSIK, from the coding sequence GTGTCCAGACAATCTACTTGCTTACTCATTGCAGCTAGCGGTACAGGAGGACATTTATTTCCTGCCTTAGCTGTAGCGGAACAATTATCTGATTATCAAATCGAATGGTTAGGAGTTGCTAATCGTCTAGAAAAAACTTTAGTTCCTGACTGCTATACTCTACACACTATCGATATTGAAGGATTTCAACAAGGGTTTGGCTTGAAGACTCTTCCTATCATTGCTCGTTTTGTGATGGCAGTCTTTCAAGTACGACAACTAATTAAAAAGTACCAAATTGATGCAGTATTTACGACAGGAGGTTATATTGCTGCTCCTGCCATCTTGGCTGCTCGTTTACAAAATATTCCAGCGATTCTTCACGAATCCAATTATATTCCTGGAAAAGTGACTCGTTGGTTGAGCCGTTGGTGTGATGTTGTGGCTTTGGGTTTTGAAGGAACTGCTCGGTATTTACCCAACATTAAAACTGTTTATGTGAGTACCCCTGTACGCTCTCAGTTTTTTAACAGTCAACATTTAGATTTAGCTATTCCTCCTCACGTACCTTTAATTGTGGTTGTAGGAGGTTCTCAAGGTGCAGTAGCAGTCAATCAATTAGTCAGACAAGCTGCTGCTGCTTGGTTGGAGTTGGGAACCTATATCGTTCATCTTACGGGAGAAAAGGATCCTGATGTGCAAAGTTTTCAACATCCTCATTATCTTAGTTTGCCTTTTTATGAAAACATGGCAGGACTATTACAAAGAGCGAATTTAGTCATTAGTCGTGCTGGCGCAGGAACTTTAACTGAATTAGCGGTTACTAGTACGCCAGCAATTTTAATTCCCTATCCTTATGCAGCCGAAGATCATCAGACTTATAACGCTCAAGTCTTTGCTAATGCTGGTGCAGGATTAGTTTTGCCTCAATCGGAATTAACCGCTCAAGTTTTGCAAGAAACTGTCTTAGAATTATTGCGTTCTCCTTCTCAATTAGATGCAATGGCAACCAAAGCTAATAATTTAGCCATGATTGATAGTGCTGAACGTTTGGCTAATTTGGTAGACAACTTGCTCAGGAAATCAATTAAGTAG
- the pilT2 gene encoding twitching motility protein, which produces MTQPIGKPLPPPPPPPQFARRNNGNSNQPQSNPDGTQPTEQTTVNTSKTLAQEAPLRPKRSSGQPSLKFLVEHAFELGYSDIHLGVEEIPRMRDRGEMALTEYPKSDYNTFMSWLYEVLTEEEVQRFKRELEFDGATQYDFARVRINIFDTLRGPAMVMRLIPLKILTIDDLGLPPVFRSVSDAHKGLILVTGPTGSGKSTTMAAMVDYVNKEHAKHIITIEDPIEFVHKSQKSLIKQREVGINTLKFDNALKAALREDPDLILVGEMRDRETVNTALKAAQTGHLVMGTLHTNSAIKTIERILTLYSAEEQDAMRVAISESLVAIISQGLCRTTDGKRAAYHDILINTETVKDYIKQSKYDEIHALMQDGEFDGMVTTNQSLFRLYEEGRITEETALERSPTPNEMAMMLRGRF; this is translated from the coding sequence ATGACACAACCAATAGGAAAACCTTTACCACCGCCACCTCCGCCACCTCAATTTGCTCGTCGTAATAATGGCAATTCTAATCAACCACAATCTAACCCTGATGGAACTCAACCAACAGAACAAACTACTGTTAATACATCAAAAACCTTGGCTCAAGAAGCACCTCTACGACCAAAACGGTCTTCTGGACAACCTTCTTTAAAGTTTTTAGTTGAACATGCGTTTGAGTTGGGCTATTCTGACATTCACTTAGGAGTCGAAGAGATTCCTAGAATGCGCGATCGCGGTGAAATGGCTTTAACCGAATATCCTAAAAGCGACTACAACACTTTTATGAGTTGGTTATACGAAGTTTTAACTGAGGAAGAAGTCCAACGATTTAAAAGAGAGCTAGAATTTGACGGCGCAACACAATATGATTTTGCTCGGGTGCGGATCAATATTTTTGATACACTCAGAGGTCCCGCAATGGTAATGCGTTTAATTCCTCTCAAAATTTTAACCATTGACGATTTAGGATTACCTCCTGTATTTCGCAGTGTTTCGGACGCTCATAAAGGTTTAATCTTGGTTACAGGACCGACGGGATCAGGTAAATCTACTACTATGGCAGCAATGGTAGATTATGTTAATAAAGAACACGCTAAACATATTATTACCATTGAAGACCCCATTGAATTTGTTCATAAAAGTCAAAAATCACTGATTAAGCAGAGAGAAGTTGGGATTAACACTCTCAAGTTTGATAATGCCCTGAAAGCTGCCTTACGGGAAGATCCAGATCTAATTTTAGTAGGAGAAATGCGAGACAGAGAAACTGTTAACACTGCTCTCAAAGCTGCTCAAACTGGTCACTTAGTAATGGGAACTCTCCATACTAATAGTGCGATTAAAACTATTGAGCGGATTTTAACTCTGTATAGCGCAGAAGAACAAGATGCTATGCGAGTTGCTATTTCCGAATCTTTAGTGGCAATAATTTCTCAAGGGTTATGTCGGACTACAGATGGTAAAAGGGCAGCTTATCACGATATTTTAATCAATACAGAAACCGTCAAAGATTACATTAAGCAAAGCAAATACGACGAAATTCATGCTCTGATGCAAGATGGAGAATTTGATGGGATGGTAACTACTAATCAATCGTTGTTTAGGTTATACGAAGAAGGCAGAATTACCGAAGAAACTGCCTTAGAGCGATCGCCTACACCTAATGAAATGGCAATGATGCTTAGAGGTAGATTTTAA
- a CDS encoding putative sugar kinase, translating into MKFQGLFVGLTTLDLIYLVANLPQSNQKIVALEQTIASGGPATNAAITFSCLGNQAKLMSIVGKHPLCQLIYQDLKNYSVEINDLAPSILSSPPVSSIFVPQSTGERAVVSINATKIQARVEQLPENTLQEIDVVLIDGHQIIISEIIAKQAKLQNIPIVIDGGSWKPGLEKILPYADYVICSADFYPPNCRGRKSRERISRADVFTYLKALHIPHIAITNGAEPIQYFNKEDSGEIPIKQVKVLDTLGAGDIFHGAFCHYILQQEFLSALTNAATIASNSCQFFGTRQFKQFIP; encoded by the coding sequence ATGAAGTTTCAAGGGCTATTTGTTGGTTTAACTACTTTAGATTTAATTTATTTAGTTGCTAATTTACCCCAAAGTAATCAAAAAATTGTTGCTTTAGAACAAACTATTGCCTCTGGCGGTCCCGCTACGAATGCTGCCATAACTTTTAGTTGTTTAGGTAACCAAGCTAAATTAATGAGCATTGTGGGTAAACATCCCCTTTGCCAGCTTATTTATCAAGATTTAAAGAATTATTCTGTAGAAATTAACGATTTAGCTCCATCTATATTATCTTCTCCTCCTGTTTCTTCAATTTTTGTGCCACAGTCAACAGGAGAGAGAGCAGTCGTCTCGATTAATGCTACTAAGATACAAGCCAGAGTCGAACAATTACCAGAAAATACTCTACAGGAAATCGATGTGGTTTTAATTGATGGGCATCAAATCATCATAAGTGAAATAATTGCCAAACAAGCCAAACTACAAAATATTCCCATTGTGATTGATGGCGGTAGTTGGAAACCAGGTTTAGAAAAAATTTTACCTTATGCTGATTATGTAATTTGTTCGGCTGATTTTTATCCTCCCAATTGTCGCGGTCGCAAAAGCAGAGAGCGAATCTCTCGCGCTGATGTTTTTACTTACTTAAAAGCACTACATATTCCTCATATTGCTATTACAAATGGTGCAGAACCAATTCAATATTTTAATAAAGAAGATAGCGGAGAAATACCTATTAAGCAAGTAAAAGTTTTAGATACTTTAGGAGCAGGAGATATTTTTCACGGTGCTTTTTGTCACTATATTCTTCAACAAGAATTTTTGTCTGCTTTAACTAATGCAGCCACTATAGCTTCTAATTCTTGTCAGTTTTTTGGTACTCGCCAATTCAAACAATTTATTCCTTAA
- a CDS encoding hypothetical protein (protein of unknown function DUF55): MKSEPDVYSIKDLAQEKQTIWDGVRNYQARNFLRQMQPEDLAFFYHSNTKNPGIVGLMKIVQNNLADPTQFDPNSKYYDPKSTSESPRWQTVVVEFVQIFPEIITLSKLRQEFTDEQLLVIKKGNRLSIMPIETKIAQNILTF, encoded by the coding sequence ATGAAATCCGAACCTGATGTCTACAGCATCAAAGATTTAGCCCAGGAAAAACAAACAATTTGGGATGGAGTTCGTAACTATCAAGCTCGGAATTTTTTAAGACAAATGCAACCCGAAGACTTGGCTTTTTTTTACCATTCCAATACTAAAAATCCTGGAATAGTCGGCTTGATGAAAATAGTTCAAAATAATCTTGCCGATCCTACTCAATTCGATCCTAATAGTAAATATTACGACCCTAAATCTACTTCAGAGTCTCCTCGTTGGCAAACAGTCGTAGTTGAATTTGTACAAATTTTTCCTGAAATTATTACTTTGAGTAAATTAAGACAAGAATTTACTGATGAGCAATTATTAGTCATTAAAAAAGGTAATCGATTATCGATAATGCCAATAGAAACAAAAATTGCTCAAAACATTTTGACCTTTTAA
- a CDS encoding UDP-N-acetylglucosamine 2-epimerase — protein MTVSTFSLCVTLGTRPEAIKLAPVIQQLRNLPQVKTHLILTGQHQEMVEQVMQLFELEAEQNLNIMKPKQTLTEITINSLQGLEQIFIKIKPQLVLVQGDTTTAFAAALAAFYQKIPVGHVEAGLRTNDLFNPYPEEANRRLISQLTQLHFAPTQLAVKYLHNSGVTGKIYHTGNTVIDALLTVAKKQPECNIPGLNWDKYRVLLTTVHRRENWGEPLQDIVEGFRLILENFSDVALLLPLHRNPIVREPIQALLGNHPRVFLTEPLDYAQLVGAISRCYLLLTDSGGLQEEAPSLGKPVLVLRETTERPEAIEAGTAKLIGTNFQEIFRSASELLTNKIVYQNMATAINPFGDGTAAKKIVKIINNFLLKTENVE, from the coding sequence ATGACTGTCTCAACCTTCTCACTTTGTGTGACTTTAGGAACTCGTCCAGAAGCAATCAAACTAGCTCCAGTTATTCAACAACTTCGTAATTTACCTCAAGTTAAAACTCATTTGATTTTGACAGGACAACATCAAGAGATGGTAGAACAAGTCATGCAACTATTTGAGTTGGAAGCAGAGCAAAACTTAAATATTATGAAACCCAAGCAAACTTTAACGGAAATTACAATCAATAGTTTGCAAGGATTAGAACAAATTTTTATAAAAATTAAACCTCAATTAGTTCTAGTACAAGGAGATACAACTACAGCCTTTGCAGCAGCTTTAGCAGCATTTTATCAAAAAATTCCTGTGGGTCATGTTGAAGCTGGTTTACGCACTAATGATTTGTTTAATCCTTATCCAGAAGAAGCAAATCGTCGTTTAATTTCACAATTAACTCAACTGCATTTTGCACCTACCCAATTAGCAGTTAAATATTTACATAATTCTGGAGTTACTGGAAAAATTTATCATACAGGTAATACAGTTATTGATGCTTTATTAACGGTGGCAAAAAAACAACCAGAATGTAATATTCCTGGTCTAAATTGGGATAAATATCGAGTCCTTTTAACCACCGTACATCGTCGAGAAAATTGGGGAGAACCTCTTCAAGATATTGTGGAGGGGTTTCGTTTAATTTTAGAAAACTTTTCTGACGTAGCTTTATTATTACCTTTACATCGCAATCCGATAGTTAGAGAACCAATTCAAGCTCTCTTAGGTAATCATCCGCGGGTATTTTTAACTGAACCGCTCGATTATGCTCAATTAGTAGGTGCTATTTCTAGATGTTATTTGTTATTGACTGATTCAGGAGGCTTACAAGAAGAAGCACCTAGTTTAGGTAAACCAGTATTGGTTTTAAGAGAAACTACGGAACGACCAGAGGCTATTGAAGCAGGAACAGCTAAATTAATTGGCACAAATTTTCAAGAGATTTTTAGGTCAGCTAGTGAATTATTAACTAATAAAATTGTTTATCAAAATATGGCTACAGCAATTAATCCTTTTGGTGATGGTACAGCAGCAAAAAAAATTGTCAAAATTATTAATAATTTTTTATTAAAAACTGAAAATGTAGAGTAA
- a CDS encoding response regulator receiver protein yields the protein MREKSEFLEKLFLLGEQQFTGIIALDAHNKKHWQIYYVLGKLVWVQSNFHIYRSWRRNFLQYCPEVSIEKIPFSKIALLSQQYYLITHLHEYQLIKRERIKALIEQQTRELLFDLVQQEYKQSLQYTCEPKSSHALLKEGFIMSIAPNHLEHTLTQVQQHWFQWSGKGLASCSPNLGPCLKNDGDLSQAVPDIIYRNMARLLNGQNSLRDLALIVNQNVFDVTCALMPYFFKGYLRLLEIPDLSELDLSQVSSRFQNADLSYSSSS from the coding sequence ATGAGAGAAAAAAGCGAGTTTTTAGAGAAATTATTTTTGCTTGGGGAGCAGCAATTTACTGGAATTATTGCTTTAGATGCTCACAACAAAAAGCATTGGCAAATTTATTATGTTTTGGGAAAACTAGTTTGGGTTCAAAGCAACTTCCATATTTATCGTTCTTGGCGCAGAAATTTCTTGCAATATTGCCCTGAAGTATCGATAGAAAAGATACCTTTTAGCAAAATTGCTTTATTATCTCAACAATATTACTTGATTACTCACCTTCACGAATATCAGTTAATTAAACGAGAGCGAATCAAAGCTTTAATTGAACAACAAACTAGGGAGCTTTTGTTCGATCTAGTTCAACAGGAATATAAACAATCTCTTCAGTATACTTGTGAACCGAAATCTTCCCATGCTCTACTGAAAGAAGGATTTATTATGTCTATTGCTCCTAATCATCTAGAACACACTTTAACGCAAGTTCAGCAACATTGGTTCCAATGGTCAGGAAAAGGTCTTGCTTCTTGTTCTCCCAATCTAGGTCCTTGTCTCAAAAACGATGGAGACTTAAGCCAAGCCGTTCCAGATATTATTTACCGCAATATGGCAAGATTATTAAATGGGCAAAATAGCTTGCGAGATTTGGCTTTGATCGTAAATCAAAATGTTTTTGATGTAACGTGCGCTTTAATGCCCTATTTTTTCAAAGGTTATTTACGATTATTAGAAATTCCCGATCTATCAGAGTTAGATCTTAGTCAAGTTTCTTCTCGATTTCAAAATGCTGATTTATCTTATTCTTCTTCATCATGA
- a CDS encoding S-adenosylmethionine/tRNA-ribosyltransferase-isomerase produces the protein MNPDQLLSSYGYELPSELIAQTPAVPRDSSRLLVVNSPTTELHRRFSDLIDWLLPGDLLVLNNTRVIPARLYGHKATGAPVEILLLEEKKDNCWLALVKPGKRFKLGTEIYFDSVDNSITNKSGFKAQVIERDEATGGRILQFFCPEGTSFWQMLEEFGQVPLPPYINSESSQSESSSLPFLSSQYQTIFAQQPGAIAAPTAGLHFTEELLQKLQAKGIAQAYLTLHVGVGTFRPVEVENITDHVMHQEWIELPLLTVDQINATKARGGRIIAVGTTVVRALEGAAKAAQNQSLKPFRGKTDLFIYPGYRWQVVDGLITNFHLPYSSLLMLVSALIGRERLLALYDEAIAKQYRFYSFGDAMLILPEAKLS, from the coding sequence ATGAATCCAGATCAATTGCTTTCTAGCTATGGCTACGAACTACCTTCAGAATTAATTGCTCAAACTCCAGCCGTGCCAAGGGATAGTTCCCGTTTATTGGTAGTGAATTCACCTACTACTGAATTGCACAGGCGTTTTTCGGATCTAATTGATTGGTTACTACCAGGTGATTTGTTAGTTCTCAACAATACTCGGGTAATTCCCGCTCGCTTATACGGACATAAGGCTACAGGCGCACCTGTAGAAATTTTATTGTTAGAAGAGAAAAAAGATAATTGCTGGTTAGCTTTGGTGAAGCCAGGAAAGCGTTTTAAATTGGGAACAGAAATTTATTTTGATTCAGTTGACAATAGTATAACCAATAAATCTGGATTTAAGGCTCAAGTAATCGAGCGAGATGAAGCCACAGGAGGACGAATCTTACAATTTTTTTGTCCTGAAGGAACATCTTTTTGGCAGATGTTAGAGGAGTTTGGGCAAGTTCCTTTGCCTCCCTATATTAATTCTGAATCTTCCCAATCAGAATCTTCAAGTTTGCCATTCCTCTCCTCGCAATATCAAACTATCTTTGCTCAACAACCAGGAGCGATCGCCGCACCAACAGCAGGATTGCATTTTACTGAAGAATTATTGCAAAAATTACAAGCAAAGGGCATCGCTCAAGCTTATTTAACCCTTCATGTGGGAGTAGGAACATTTCGCCCTGTAGAGGTGGAAAATATTACCGATCATGTGATGCATCAAGAATGGATAGAATTACCATTACTCACGGTTGACCAAATCAACGCTACTAAAGCTAGAGGAGGACGAATTATTGCTGTAGGGACAACTGTGGTTCGAGCTTTAGAAGGGGCTGCTAAAGCTGCTCAAAATCAATCATTAAAGCCGTTTCGGGGTAAAACTGATCTGTTTATTTATCCTGGGTATCGTTGGCAAGTTGTCGATGGCTTAATTACTAATTTTCATCTACCTTACTCTAGTTTGTTGATGTTAGTTAGTGCTTTGATAGGTAGAGAACGTTTACTAGCTTTGTATGATGAAGCGATCGCCAAACAATATCGTTTTTATTCTTTTGGTGATGCCATGTTAATTTTGCCCGAAGCTAAACTAAGTTGA
- a CDS encoding FAD dependent oxidoreductase, with translation MITYDWIVIGAGITGSALAYELSQKKFKVLLLEKDVVPNNATVYSYGGLAYWSGTNQLTRQLCQEGIELHRNLSEELEADTEFRELNLVLTIDQEDNPTQIVQNYSQFAITPELLDVQAACELEPLLNPKAIAGGLKLPHGHIHPQKTAQAYQQAFLRLGGTIVYEPAIELLGSQNLIQGVVTPQNIYHAANTVVCAGGLTRSLFKQSGIAVKNYFTHAQLITTPPVDIKLRSIVMPAKQQRFALEATASEIEQQSLWDRVDDQSIQSILDTGAVQFLDGSLCIGQISAIITNPDVKFDKSLAEAKIRQQVAHILPFVEKVPGNCHHCLVAFTTNSIAVIGKIKNWSGIYTFSGFTSPLGFVPPLARRFANWATGKEDRIIVQLNVDCQ, from the coding sequence ATGATAACTTACGATTGGATAGTAATTGGTGCAGGAATAACTGGTTCGGCACTTGCTTACGAACTTAGTCAAAAAAAATTTAAAGTTCTTCTGCTTGAAAAAGATGTAGTTCCTAATAATGCTACTGTATACAGTTATGGTGGTTTGGCTTATTGGTCAGGAACAAATCAATTAACTCGTCAACTTTGTCAAGAAGGAATTGAGTTACATCGCAATTTATCCGAAGAATTAGAAGCAGATACAGAATTTAGAGAATTGAACTTAGTTTTGACTATTGATCAGGAAGATAATCCTACCCAAATAGTGCAAAACTACTCTCAGTTTGCCATTACTCCTGAACTTTTAGATGTTCAAGCAGCTTGTGAACTTGAACCATTATTAAATCCCAAAGCGATCGCGGGCGGATTAAAATTACCTCATGGTCATATTCATCCCCAGAAAACTGCCCAAGCTTATCAACAGGCTTTTCTTCGTCTAGGAGGCACAATTGTCTACGAACCTGCCATTGAATTACTTGGTAGTCAAAATTTAATTCAAGGAGTAGTTACACCTCAAAATATTTATCACGCTGCTAATACTGTAGTTTGTGCAGGCGGTTTAACTCGCTCACTATTTAAACAATCTGGAATTGCAGTCAAAAATTATTTTACTCATGCCCAATTGATTACAACTCCCCCTGTAGATATTAAATTGCGTTCTATCGTCATGCCTGCAAAACAACAAAGATTTGCCTTAGAAGCAACTGCTAGTGAAATAGAACAACAATCTCTTTGGGATCGAGTAGACGACCAATCTATACAATCTATTTTAGATACAGGTGCAGTTCAGTTTCTGGATGGTAGTTTATGTATCGGTCAGATTAGCGCGATTATAACTAATCCAGATGTTAAGTTTGACAAGAGTTTGGCAGAAGCAAAAATTCGCCAACAAGTTGCTCATATTTTACCTTTCGTCGAAAAAGTTCCAGGAAATTGTCATCATTGTTTAGTAGCTTTTACCACTAATTCAATTGCGGTGATTGGCAAGATTAAAAATTGGTCAGGAATTTATACTTTTAGTGGTTTTACTAGTCCTTTAGGGTTTGTTCCTCCTTTAGCTAGGCGTTTTGCTAATTGGGCAACAGGAAAAGAAGATCGAATTATTGTTCAGTTAAATGTTGATTGTCAATAA
- a CDS encoding uroporphyrin-III C/tetrapyrrole methyltransferase, with product MSDNLRLGKLYLVGTPIGNVEDITLRAIRILQEVDLIAAEDTRHTGKLLQHLQINTPQISYHEHNQVTRIPELLARLQEGKTIAIVSDAGMPSISDPGYQLVQAAVELGIEVVPIPGVTAAITALTGSGLATARFVFEGFLPYKNKDRTTRLDEIKIESRTMIFYEAPHRLLQTLKDLGQVLGSERQIVLARELTKLYEEFWRGTIADAIALYTEVRQPRGEYTLVVAGKSVATNVTLSETELKNQLAQLLQQGMSKSQASRHLASLTTQSRQEIYQIAVAIDEQNSKG from the coding sequence ATGAGTGACAATTTGAGGTTAGGAAAACTTTATTTAGTAGGAACACCGATTGGTAATGTAGAAGATATTACTTTAAGGGCAATTCGTATTTTACAAGAAGTAGATTTGATTGCTGCGGAAGATACTCGTCATACAGGAAAATTATTACAGCATTTGCAGATTAATACACCTCAGATTAGTTATCACGAACATAATCAAGTTACTCGTATTCCAGAATTGTTAGCTCGATTACAGGAAGGAAAAACCATTGCTATAGTTAGTGATGCCGGAATGCCTAGTATTTCCGATCCTGGTTATCAATTGGTTCAAGCTGCGGTTGAATTAGGCATTGAGGTAGTTCCAATTCCTGGTGTTACCGCAGCAATTACTGCTTTGACTGGTTCTGGTTTAGCTACAGCAAGATTTGTGTTTGAAGGTTTTTTACCCTACAAAAATAAAGACAGAACAACTCGCCTTGATGAAATTAAAATTGAAAGTCGAACGATGATTTTTTATGAAGCACCCCATCGTCTGTTACAAACTTTAAAAGATTTAGGACAGGTCTTAGGTTCAGAGAGACAAATAGTACTAGCGAGAGAACTAACTAAACTTTATGAAGAATTTTGGCGAGGCACAATTGCAGATGCGATCGCTTTATATACTGAAGTCCGTCAACCGAGAGGAGAATATACCCTTGTAGTTGCAGGTAAATCAGTAGCAACGAACGTCACTTTATCAGAAACCGAATTAAAAAATCAGTTGGCACAATTGTTGCAACAAGGGATGAGTAAGTCTCAGGCTAGTCGTCATTTAGCTAGTTTAACTACTCAATCTCGCCAAGAAATTTATCAAATTGCCGTAGCAATTGACGAACAAAACTCTAAAGGTTGA
- the kaiB3 gene encoding circadian clock protein has translation MFTYYLLLTLIAARTNLPKFFKGIALFTPGGDLIYGIDSNKQSQWHVHLCMGLQEILSLTEPPHFLIPGYTATVERWLNPRTQAIETIAEIYPAVQCYQPLLKVLFETEDTVWQIAPWQEEYCNSLILETYRDQFPQLWQDHDLVIRLDSQIFQQTQVKPLNSDKQNLALPINLQNNYQKADGCILQLFISNDNFTTEKTLASIHQILEQGLTCPYTLKVIDISKYPEQAEKYHVSATPTLVRVWPEPIRRIVGELNDFQRVLKIISSL, from the coding sequence TTGTTTACTTATTACCTATTACTGACCTTGATTGCTGCTCGAACTAATTTACCAAAATTTTTTAAAGGCATTGCCCTATTTACACCAGGGGGAGATTTAATTTATGGAATTGACTCTAATAAGCAATCGCAATGGCATGTCCATTTATGTATGGGATTGCAAGAAATTTTGAGTCTAACCGAACCTCCCCATTTTTTAATTCCTGGATATACTGCTACTGTGGAACGATGGCTTAATCCTCGTACTCAAGCGATAGAAACTATTGCAGAAATTTATCCTGCCGTACAATGTTATCAACCTCTATTGAAAGTTTTATTTGAAACAGAAGATACAGTTTGGCAAATTGCACCATGGCAAGAAGAATATTGCAATTCTTTGATCTTAGAAACTTATCGCGACCAATTTCCTCAGCTTTGGCAAGATCATGATTTAGTGATTCGCTTAGATTCTCAAATTTTTCAACAGACTCAAGTTAAACCACTTAATTCTGACAAACAAAATTTAGCTTTGCCGATTAATCTCCAAAATAATTATCAAAAAGCAGATGGTTGTATTTTACAGTTGTTTATATCTAACGATAATTTCACTACAGAAAAAACCTTAGCTAGCATCCATCAAATTTTGGAACAAGGTTTAACTTGTCCCTATACTCTCAAAGTAATCGATATATCTAAATATCCAGAACAAGCCGAAAAGTATCATGTTTCTGCCACTCCTACTTTGGTGAGAGTTTGGCCAGAACCAATTAGGCGGATCGTCGGGGAATTAAATGATTTTCAGCGTGTTTTAAAAATTATCTCAAGCTTATGA